Sequence from the Rhodohalobacter sp. 614A genome:
AATTAAACTTGTGTGGCGCTGAAGTTTGAAATCCCTCTTCCAGCCGGTTGTTAAACTCGTCTTTACCCATAAGGTCAATCAGTCCATTCACATCATGAGGCACAAAATATGTAAACTGCCAGGCATTTCCCTCCACCCAGCCGGAACCTAAAAATGTAACTTGTCCAAACGGTTGAAAATCCTCAACCCAGGAACCGTCAGCATATTTTCTGCGCATGTACCCCACTTCGGCATCAAAAATATTCTTGTAGTTAAAAGCTCTTTTCGTGAATTCCTTGTAGTCTTTCTCTTTATTCAGGGCTTTTGCCATTTGAGCGACTGTCCAGTCATCGTAGGCGTATTCAAGTGTATTGGAAACCGGCCCTTCTTCGTCAGGCACAAATCCATAACGTATATATTCTTCAAGATTTCGATTCCCAACATATCCACCTGCTTCGTGTGGATGCCCCGGAACGGTTTGAAGCTTATGAATTGCCTGGTACATTTTATCTACATCATAATCCCTGATTCCTTTGTGATAGGCATTGGTAAGCAGGCTGATCTGGTGGGATGCAACCATGATGCCCGAATACTCAATTCCAGTCGGACCTTTGGGAAGCCATCCTCCTTTGTCCGAAATTTCAAGCATTGATTTCACCCAATTATTGGCGATATCAGGAGTGGCAAGACTCCATAATTGATTCAGATTCCAAAACGTCATCCAGAAGCCATCGCTTCCATAAACCGGCATTTCGGGATCGGGAACCTGTTGCACGTTTTCATACATATCCATGTACTTGCCGTTCACATCGCTCCAGGTTGTTCTTCCGGCATAGGCTCTGTAGAGATTGGTATAGAACTTGGTTTTATTCTCCTCCGTGCCTCCTTCTACTTCAATCACGGAAAGCAGATCATTCCAGGTTTGTTTATTATCTGCCCGTACTTTGTTGAAATTCCAATCGTACGGATCCATTTCGGTTTCCAGGTTGAGGCGTGCCTGCTCTATACTCACCAGTGAAATACCGGTTTGCATCATGATTTGCTCTCCTTCTTCAGTCTCAAATTCGAGAAATGTGCCTACATCCTTATGGCCAAATCCCGAAGAAACCTGCTGCACATTCCTGTAGATCTCTTCCTTCACCCATCCGTTCATGCTTTTAAACGGTTTGTTGAAACGGATCACAAAATTGAGCACATACTCATTGTAGTTGGCTTTCCGTAAACTTTGCTGGTACGAAACTCCCTCAATCTCATAATCACTTACTTTCGTGATATTGGTGTACCCGATTTCATAGTTGTATTCCGAAGGTGTCAGCAGATCGATCAAAATTCGCGATGAATCGCTTTCCGGAAAAGTATATCGGTGGAATCCGGCTCTTGTGGTCGTTGTCAATTCGGCCTTGATTCCGTAATCATCCAGCATTACAGAATAATAACCTGGTTCGGCTTCCTCTGTATCATGATTGAATTTTGACCGGTATCCACGACCGGGGTCCTTCTCTGTTCCCGGCTTGATTTTCAACTCTCCATTCGTTGGAATGGTAAGAAGTCCGGCCATTGTCCAGGAATGAATATGGCTGAATCCGGCG
This genomic interval carries:
- a CDS encoding GH92 family glycosyl hydrolase, with the translated sequence MMKKILLLICSVCLAGSVYAQQKKPADYVDPLIGSHDSRWIMFPGPTMPFGMVKLSPDNQERGWKAGYDYNINNIAGFSHIHSWTMAGLLTIPTNGELKIKPGTEKDPGRGYRSKFNHDTEEAEPGYYSVMLDDYGIKAELTTTTRAGFHRYTFPESDSSRILIDLLTPSEYNYEIGYTNITKVSDYEIEGVSYQQSLRKANYNEYVLNFVIRFNKPFKSMNGWVKEEIYRNVQQVSSGFGHKDVGTFLEFETEEGEQIMMQTGISLVSIEQARLNLETEMDPYDWNFNKVRADNKQTWNDLLSVIEVEGGTEENKTKFYTNLYRAYAGRTTWSDVNGKYMDMYENVQQVPDPEMPVYGSDGFWMTFWNLNQLWSLATPDIANNWVKSMLEISDKGGWLPKGPTGIEYSGIMVASHQISLLTNAYHKGIRDYDVDKMYQAIHKLQTVPGHPHEAGGYVGNRNLEEYIRYGFVPDEEGPVSNTLEYAYDDWTVAQMAKALNKEKDYKEFTKRAFNYKNIFDAEVGYMRRKYADGSWVEDFQPFGQVTFLGSGWVEGNAWQFTYFVPHDVNGLIDLMGKDEFNNRLEEGFQTSAPHKFNSEHLGSNSLTGMGVLPINHGNQPNMQAAYLFNYSGKPWLTQYWSREIMDNYYGVTPADGWLGDEDQGQMGAWFVMSAMGLFEMNGGASVDPIYEIGSPLFEKITIHLDEKYYPGGDFVIKANGTSQKNRYIQSASLDGNPLNKPWFYHKDLVDGGILELEMGDEPNKNWGSRPEDAPPSMSTILTQTEIDSIMAYDRQAEELAEWNRAVKAYYYHKKEHFEMLPNTSNEILFLGDSITDNAEWGELFGNNSKIKNRGIGGDDTDGVLERLDEIIESRPAKVFVMMGTNDLAYGKSKEQILENYRKILERIQNESPETEIYVQSILPVDESVHYTRPNADIEHINEELQRITEELKLTYIDLASTFKKDSKLNPEYSIDGLHLNGAGYQVWKEIIKDYVEN